From a single Acidaminococcales bacterium genomic region:
- the fabK gene encoding enoyl-[acyl-carrier-protein] reductase FabK, with protein sequence MYENRVCKLFEIKYPIVQGGMAWVATSELAAAVSNAGGLGIIGAGHMPAAVLREEIQKAKKLTLKPFGVNIMLRSPFVKDVMQVVLAEKVKVITTGAGNPAEYIPALKKIGTKVVPVVASVALATRLARSGVDALIAEGHESGGHIGTVTTMCLIPQVVDAVDIPVIAAGGISDARGLAAALCLGAEGVQIGTRFVASDECIAHENYKKAILKAKDRTSVITGTSTGHPVRVLENMLTRKFAEMEKAGVNAEELETFGAGKLKAAARDGDVLFGSVMAGQSSGMVKEIKSVREIIQNMIVALPRVFEDGSKFNGNLKGKEKCL encoded by the coding sequence GTGTATGAAAACCGCGTCTGCAAACTTTTTGAAATAAAATATCCCATTGTCCAGGGCGGTATGGCTTGGGTAGCGACAAGCGAACTGGCGGCCGCCGTTTCCAATGCCGGCGGGCTGGGGATCATCGGTGCCGGGCATATGCCGGCGGCGGTCTTGCGCGAGGAAATACAAAAAGCCAAAAAGCTGACATTGAAACCGTTCGGCGTTAACATTATGTTGCGTTCTCCTTTTGTGAAAGATGTAATGCAAGTGGTACTGGCAGAAAAAGTAAAAGTTATTACGACAGGCGCCGGCAATCCGGCTGAATACATTCCCGCCCTCAAAAAAATCGGAACAAAAGTCGTGCCGGTTGTGGCGTCCGTCGCCTTGGCGACCCGGCTCGCGCGTTCGGGGGTGGATGCCCTGATTGCTGAAGGCCATGAAAGCGGGGGGCATATCGGGACGGTAACTACTATGTGCCTGATACCGCAGGTAGTGGACGCCGTGGACATCCCGGTTATCGCCGCTGGAGGCATAAGCGACGCGCGCGGCTTGGCGGCGGCATTGTGCCTCGGCGCGGAGGGCGTACAGATCGGCACTCGCTTTGTCGCATCCGATGAATGTATCGCGCATGAAAACTATAAGAAAGCCATTCTCAAGGCCAAAGACCGGACGTCGGTCATTACGGGGACAAGCACGGGCCATCCGGTCAGGGTACTGGAAAACATGCTGACAAGAAAATTCGCCGAAATGGAAAAAGCCGGCGTCAACGCGGAAGAATTGGAAACCTTTGGCGCCGGCAAGCTGAAAGCTGCGGCCCGCGACGGCGATGTGCTGTTTGGTTCGGTCATGGCCGGCCAGTCGTCCGGGATGGTAAAAGAAATAAAAAGCGTGCGCGAAATAATACAAAACATGATTGTTGCCCTGCCGCGCGTATTCGAGGACGGCAGCAAATTCAACGGCAATTTGAAAGGAAAAGAAAAATGTCTTTAG
- a CDS encoding ketoacyl-ACP synthase III, translated as MRQFKQAGVLGVAYSVPDNVLTNQDLEKMVDTSDKWITERTGIKERRIAAPGQATSDMSLAAGQKALDRAGVKADEIDLVIVCTLSPDTLFPSTACIVQYRIGAVNAGAFDLSAGCSGFVYGLSVACQMVNAGAHKKILVIGAETLSRILNWKDRNTCVLFADGAGAAVIGEAPDGYGYINSVIGSDGAGGNFIKMPAGGSRMPATAETVANNLHAIHMDGSEVFKFASRIVPKVAFDVLKGTGIAVGDIDIVIPHQANGRIIKSAAKRLGLPIEKFYVNVERYGNTSAASVPIALAEAWENGLVHKGNNVLLIGFGTGLTWAGCLLKWSIEGNL; from the coding sequence ATGCGACAATTCAAACAAGCCGGGGTGCTTGGCGTTGCCTACAGCGTTCCCGATAACGTCCTGACAAATCAGGATCTTGAAAAAATGGTTGACACCAGCGACAAATGGATTACGGAACGTACAGGCATAAAAGAACGGCGCATAGCGGCCCCCGGCCAAGCGACTTCGGACATGTCTCTTGCCGCCGGCCAAAAGGCGCTGGACAGGGCCGGCGTAAAAGCGGACGAGATTGACCTGGTGATAGTATGTACCCTTTCGCCTGACACGCTCTTTCCTTCCACCGCTTGTATTGTGCAGTACAGGATCGGCGCCGTAAACGCGGGCGCGTTTGATTTGTCGGCAGGCTGTTCAGGTTTTGTGTACGGCCTTTCGGTTGCCTGTCAGATGGTAAACGCCGGCGCGCACAAAAAAATCCTTGTAATCGGCGCGGAAACCCTTTCCAGGATATTAAACTGGAAAGACCGCAATACCTGTGTCCTTTTCGCCGACGGCGCGGGGGCGGCCGTTATCGGCGAGGCGCCTGACGGCTATGGTTACATTAACAGCGTAATTGGTTCCGATGGGGCGGGCGGCAATTTTATAAAAATGCCGGCAGGCGGGTCGCGTATGCCCGCCACGGCGGAAACGGTCGCCAACAATCTTCACGCTATACATATGGACGGGAGCGAAGTATTTAAATTTGCTTCGCGCATTGTGCCGAAAGTAGCATTTGACGTACTCAAAGGGACGGGTATCGCGGTCGGCGACATTGATATCGTCATACCGCACCAGGCGAACGGCCGCATAATAAAATCAGCGGCCAAAAGGCTGGGGCTTCCGATAGAAAAATTTTATGTAAATGTCGAAAGATACGGCAATACTTCCGCCGCTTCCGTGCCGATAGCGCTGGCCGAGGCGTGGGAGAACGGCCTTGTCCATAAAGGAAACAATGTTTTGCTGATTGGCTTTGGCACCGGGCTGACCTGGGCGGGTTGCCTCCTCAAATGGTCTATTGAAGGCAACCTCTGA
- the plsX gene encoding phosphate acyltransferase PlsX yields the protein MKIAVDVMGTDYGPSEIMQGTIDAVNDFGCKVILVGDEKEIENILDEKKTHALTRSKISICHADEVIDMHEYPSVAVRKKKNASVVLATKLLKEGKCQAVISPGSTGAAVAAALLGLGRIAGIERPVIATPIPNKSGTTVVVDSGANVDSKPQHMAQAAIMGSLYARHVLQIKNPRVGLLNIGEEETKGNEQAQATYPLLRRLKSVNFIGNAEGRDVTNGKVDVVVCDGFVGNILLKFAEGLAVVIMQLLRETIKRGGILTKIAALLMFPALRALRKKIDVAEYGGAPLLGVNGTFIICHGSSKARDIRNAVRVAIEFNNNNLLEHIKTAIVEAKEA from the coding sequence ATGAAAATAGCGGTCGATGTTATGGGCACGGACTACGGCCCAAGCGAAATAATGCAGGGAACGATTGATGCCGTGAATGATTTTGGCTGCAAAGTAATTTTAGTTGGCGATGAAAAAGAGATCGAAAATATTCTTGACGAAAAAAAAACACACGCGCTGACGCGTTCAAAGATTTCCATCTGCCATGCCGACGAAGTCATTGACATGCATGAGTACCCGAGTGTTGCCGTACGCAAAAAAAAGAACGCTTCCGTCGTCTTGGCGACCAAACTTTTGAAAGAAGGCAAATGCCAGGCGGTCATTTCCCCCGGAAGCACGGGGGCGGCGGTTGCCGCCGCGCTTTTGGGCCTGGGGCGGATAGCCGGCATTGAGCGCCCGGTCATCGCGACGCCCATACCCAATAAAAGCGGCACAACAGTAGTCGTCGATTCCGGCGCGAATGTTGACAGCAAACCGCAGCACATGGCACAGGCGGCTATTATGGGATCGCTTTACGCCAGGCATGTGCTGCAGATAAAGAATCCGCGCGTGGGGCTGCTTAACATAGGCGAGGAAGAAACGAAGGGCAACGAACAGGCGCAAGCTACATATCCATTGCTGCGGCGGTTGAAAAGCGTCAATTTTATCGGCAACGCCGAAGGGCGGGACGTTACCAACGGCAAAGTGGATGTCGTTGTCTGCGACGGTTTTGTCGGCAATATCCTGTTGAAATTCGCCGAAGGGCTGGCGGTCGTCATTATGCAGCTTTTACGGGAGACAATAAAGCGGGGCGGAATTTTGACCAAAATAGCGGCTCTGCTGATGTTCCCGGCCTTGCGTGCGCTCAGGAAAAAAATTGACGTTGCCGAATATGGCGGCGCTCCCTTGCTTGGCGTCAACGGCACTTTCATAATATGCCACGGCAGCTCTAAGGCGCGTGACATTCGCAACGCCGTGAGAGTGGCTATTGAATTTAACAACAACAATCTCCTCGAACATATAAAAACAGCCATCGTGGAGGCGAAAGAAGCATAA
- the fapR gene encoding transcription factor FapR, which produces MKQAKKVRRQELLREILQNNPFYTDEQLAAELSVSVQTIRLDRICLAIPELRERVKAMAARAQVKLKAVDSRDIVGELIDMEPGASGISVMRVSPDMTVSKGGAVRGHYMFAQANTLALAVIDAPAALTGVANIKYLKPAYGDDRLVAKAQVIRKRGNKYFIWVKIRNDEHEVFRAKFIVLSLAGGEGNAK; this is translated from the coding sequence GTGAAACAGGCGAAAAAAGTCCGGCGACAGGAGCTTTTGCGGGAAATCTTGCAGAACAATCCATTTTATACCGATGAACAGCTTGCCGCCGAATTGTCAGTAAGCGTACAGACAATAAGGCTTGACAGGATATGCCTCGCCATTCCGGAATTGCGCGAACGCGTGAAGGCAATGGCGGCTCGTGCCCAGGTGAAACTGAAAGCTGTTGACAGCCGCGACATAGTTGGCGAACTTATTGACATGGAGCCGGGGGCAAGCGGCATTTCGGTGATGCGCGTAAGCCCGGACATGACCGTAAGCAAAGGTGGGGCAGTCAGGGGGCACTACATGTTCGCGCAGGCCAATACGCTTGCCTTGGCCGTAATCGACGCGCCGGCGGCCCTGACGGGTGTCGCGAACATAAAATACCTGAAACCGGCCTACGGCGACGACCGGCTTGTCGCCAAAGCCCAAGTTATACGTAAGCGCGGCAATAAATATTTCATCTGGGTAAAAATCAGAAACGACGAACATGAAGTATTCAGGGCAAAATTTATAGTGCTGTCTTTGGCCGGCGGAGAGGGCAACGCAAAATGA
- a CDS encoding transposase, translating into MDRAAFHRKKKLKELARRQGARVLFLPAHSPDLNPIEQARATMKRELAGILPGTDGLVSAMPQYFLRYTLLYNYWTELLCAIQFYGQVGN; encoded by the coding sequence TTGGACAGGGCGGCCTTCCACCGAAAGAAGAAGCTCAAGGAATTGGCGAGGAGGCAAGGGGCGCGCGTCCTGTTTTTGCCGGCACATTCGCCTGACTTGAACCCCATAGAACAGGCCAGGGCAACCATGAAGCGGGAGTTGGCGGGCATTTTGCCGGGAACGGACGGCTTGGTGTCCGCCATGCCGCAATATTTTCTGCGTTACACCTTGCTTTATAATTATTGGACTGAATTGCTATGCGCCATACAATTTTACGGGCAGGTCGGCAATTAA
- the smpB gene encoding SsrA-binding protein SmpB: MKTADDIKILVENRKARHDYFIHDTYEAGIALTGTEVKSLRAGKANLRDSYAQVDKSAQVYLYNLHISPYEEGNRFNHDPLRTRKLLLHRAEINKLIGKVREKGYTLVPLRLYMRRGKVKVAVGLATGKKLYDKRSDQAEKDARREIERAAAAVSRKGGER; encoded by the coding sequence ATGAAAACGGCGGACGATATAAAAATATTGGTGGAAAACCGTAAAGCCAGGCACGACTATTTTATACACGACACCTATGAAGCGGGCATTGCGCTTACCGGCACGGAGGTAAAATCGCTGCGCGCCGGCAAGGCCAACCTGCGGGACAGCTACGCGCAAGTAGACAAAAGCGCGCAAGTGTATCTTTACAACTTGCACATAAGCCCTTATGAAGAAGGCAACCGTTTTAACCACGACCCTTTGCGGACGCGCAAGCTGTTGCTGCACCGGGCGGAAATAAACAAACTGATTGGCAAGGTAAGGGAAAAAGGGTACACGCTGGTACCGTTGAGATTGTATATGCGCCGGGGCAAGGTAAAGGTGGCGGTGGGGCTGGCTACCGGCAAAAAATTGTACGACAAGCGCAGCGATCAGGCGGAAAAAGACGCTAGGAGAGAAATTGAGAGGGCGGCCGCAGCCGTTTCCCGAAAAGGCGGCGAGAGGTAG
- the rnr gene encoding ribonuclease R: MKKNDIERKLLELMEKSAYRPMPEEEILESPEFAGADLKLFWAAVKELLDAGRIVRTRFGTYGLPEKMNLVVGSLSLNSKGFGFVLPERKEMEDIFIAPGGLSDAMNGDRVIARVSGRSHGRKPEGEIVRILKRANTTVVGNFVQRGSFAFVAPDDKKITQDVFIAKKNFGGAKDGQKVVAEFIVWPQDGKNAEGRIVEVLGDQGDKGLDVLAIIKQHGLATAFPKKVLEDADKANSAVEETEFAKRRDLCDRLIVTIDSDDAKDLDDAVRLEEIADGSWLLGVYIADVSYYVQEDSPLDKEARERATSVYLADRVLPMLPERLSNGLCSLNADEPRLAMACEMKINGQAQITDYELFPAVIKVRKRLSYSAVREALREGAPPAGMEPRLFGMLRKMDALSALLHEKRMERGAVDFDFPEQKIRLDANGRPTEVKLVKRTAAERIIEEFMLKANETVARHLFERRIPAIYRVHEQPDEEKMAALAGLLATFGLRLTRAKKVSPSDLQKILRKIAGKSEEKLIAKVMLRSLKQAEYGAENSGHFGLASKYYTHFTSPIRRYPDLVIHRLLKETLKRKLAAKRREKLEKSLPEIAVHSSRRERVAEAAERAVEDLKKAEYMREHIGEVFPGHISGVTSYGLFVELESGVEGLLHVSALTDDYYVFIDSEYRLVGEGSGKVYRLGDPISVEVLQASAAGRTVDFVLPGRKLAERDAALERLRAYKTAGKKNGGKKTKSGEKKAGAGQSGSAAASKKPAQRRQ, from the coding sequence ATGAAGAAAAACGACATTGAACGCAAATTGCTGGAATTAATGGAAAAATCAGCCTATAGGCCCATGCCGGAAGAAGAGATATTGGAAAGCCCCGAGTTTGCCGGGGCAGACTTAAAGCTGTTTTGGGCGGCCGTCAAAGAACTGCTTGACGCCGGGCGGATAGTGCGTACGCGCTTTGGCACTTACGGGTTGCCGGAAAAAATGAATTTGGTGGTTGGGTCATTATCTTTAAATAGCAAAGGCTTTGGTTTTGTCCTGCCGGAACGCAAAGAAATGGAGGACATCTTTATTGCGCCCGGCGGCCTTTCGGACGCGATGAACGGCGATCGCGTGATTGCGCGCGTCAGCGGCCGGTCACACGGCCGCAAGCCGGAAGGCGAGATCGTCAGGATACTTAAACGGGCAAACACTACCGTTGTCGGCAATTTCGTCCAACGCGGCTCTTTCGCGTTTGTTGCGCCGGATGACAAAAAGATAACGCAGGACGTTTTTATCGCGAAAAAGAATTTTGGCGGCGCCAAAGACGGGCAGAAGGTAGTGGCGGAATTCATTGTTTGGCCGCAGGATGGCAAAAACGCCGAAGGCCGCATCGTGGAGGTGCTGGGAGACCAGGGCGACAAAGGGCTTGACGTGCTCGCGATCATAAAACAGCATGGCTTGGCGACCGCTTTTCCGAAAAAAGTGCTGGAAGATGCCGATAAGGCAAATTCAGCCGTAGAGGAGACGGAGTTTGCCAAAAGGCGCGATCTCTGCGACCGCCTGATCGTAACCATTGACTCAGACGACGCCAAGGATCTGGACGACGCTGTAAGGCTGGAGGAAATAGCTGACGGAAGCTGGCTGCTAGGCGTTTATATAGCCGACGTCAGCTATTATGTGCAGGAAGATTCCCCGCTGGACAAAGAGGCGCGCGAGCGCGCTACCAGCGTGTACCTGGCCGACCGTGTCCTGCCTATGCTGCCCGAGCGCCTGAGCAATGGCCTGTGCAGCCTCAACGCCGATGAGCCGAGGCTGGCTATGGCGTGCGAGATGAAAATAAACGGGCAGGCGCAGATAACAGATTACGAATTGTTTCCTGCGGTGATAAAAGTGCGCAAGCGCCTATCGTACAGCGCGGTAAGGGAAGCGTTGCGGGAGGGGGCGCCGCCGGCGGGCATGGAACCGCGCCTTTTCGGCATGTTGCGGAAAATGGACGCTTTGAGCGCGCTCTTGCATGAAAAACGTATGGAGCGCGGCGCGGTGGATTTTGATTTTCCCGAGCAAAAGATTAGGCTGGACGCCAACGGGCGGCCAACGGAAGTAAAATTAGTCAAACGCACGGCGGCGGAAAGAATTATTGAAGAATTCATGCTTAAAGCCAACGAAACCGTGGCAAGACACCTTTTTGAACGGCGGATACCGGCAATCTACCGTGTGCACGAGCAGCCGGATGAGGAAAAGATGGCGGCGCTGGCCGGGTTGCTCGCAACCTTTGGCTTAAGGCTTACGCGTGCGAAAAAAGTTTCGCCAAGCGACTTGCAGAAAATTTTGCGCAAGATAGCGGGCAAAAGCGAGGAAAAACTCATAGCGAAGGTTATGCTGCGCTCCTTGAAACAAGCTGAGTATGGCGCGGAAAACAGCGGCCATTTTGGACTGGCTTCCAAATACTACACCCATTTCACATCGCCCATACGGCGGTATCCTGACCTTGTCATACACAGGCTGCTCAAGGAAACCCTGAAACGCAAATTGGCCGCGAAAAGGCGGGAAAAACTGGAAAAATCTCTGCCGGAAATCGCCGTTCATTCCTCCCGCCGCGAACGGGTCGCGGAAGCGGCTGAACGGGCGGTGGAGGATCTTAAAAAAGCGGAATACATGCGTGAGCATATTGGCGAGGTTTTCCCCGGACACATAAGCGGAGTTACTTCTTACGGCCTTTTTGTGGAACTGGAAAGCGGCGTGGAAGGGTTGCTGCATGTGTCCGCCCTGACGGATGACTATTATGTTTTCATTGATAGCGAATACCGTCTTGTCGGGGAAGGGTCGGGCAAGGTCTATCGGCTGGGCGATCCGATAAGCGTGGAGGTATTGCAAGCAAGCGCCGCCGGCCGGACGGTCGATTTCGTGCTGCCCGGACGTAAACTGGCGGAGCGGGATGCTGCATTGGAGCGCTTGCGCGCTTATAAAACGGCCGGCAAAAAAAATGGCGGCAAAAAAACCAAAAGCGGAGAAAAAAAAGCGGGCGCCGGCCAATCCGGCTCTGCGGCGGCAAGCAAAAAACCCGCCCAAAGAAGGCAATGA